GATCTCGTCGACATAGACGATCCCGTGCTCGGCCGCGACCAGGTTGAAGTCGGCGGCCTGAAGGAGCCGGACCAGGATGTTCTCGACATCCTCCCCCACGTAGCCGGCCTCGGTGAGGCAGGTCGCGTCGATCATGGCGAAGGGGACCTTCAGGAACTTGGAGAGGGTGCGGGCGAGGAGCGTCTTGCCCGTGCCGGTCGGCCCCATCAGGAGGATGTTCCCCTTCTCGAGCTCGACATCGTCGAGGGCGGAGGGCTGGTTGATCCGCTTGTAGTGGTTGTAGACGGCCACCGAGAGGATCTTCTTGGCCCTCTCCTGGCCGATCACATACTCGTCGAGGACCTTCTTGATCTCGGCGGGCTTCGGCAGGCTCTCGCGGCTCACCGGGACGCTCTGCTCGACCTCCCCATCGAGGATGTCGCTGCAGAGCCGCACGCACTCGCTGCAGATGTAGACGGAAGGTCCGCTCACGAGGCGCGCGACCTCCTCCTGCCCCCTTCCGCAGAAAGAGCATCGTATCGGATGCGGTGAACTCATGCGTTTCTTCATCCCAGGCTCCCGGCGCGGGGATCCTCCCCGTCCTGTCCGGCCCTACTGCGGCTCCGCCCGCATGCCCTCCGGCCGCGGTCCGCTGCAATCCCCGTCCAGACTATACCTTATCGCCCGGCGCCGCCCCCAGCGCCCCACCCTACTCTTATCGCCCTCCGGTCACTTCTTCTTTACGATCACCTGATCGACGATCCCGTACTCCCGCGCTTCCTCCGCGGACATGAAGAAGTTCCGGTCGGTGTCGCGGCGGATCTTCTCGATCGGCTGCTCCGTGTGACCGGCCAGGATCTGATTGAGCTGCTCGCGCAGCTTCAGGATCTCGGTCGTGAAGATCTGCATATCGACGGCCTGTCCCCTGCTGCTGCCCATCGGCTGGTGGATCATGATGCGCGAGTGGGGCAGGGCCGAGCGCTTCCCCTTGGCCCCGGCGGCGAGCAGGAGAGCCCCCATGCTCGAAGCCTGGCCCATGCAGATCGTCGACACATCGGGCCTGATGAACTGCATCGTGTCGTAGATCGCGAGCCCCGCCGCGACGATCCCGCCCGGCGAGTGGATGTAGAGATGGATGTCCCGGTCGGGATCCTCCGCCTCCAGGAAGAGGAGCTGCGCGATCACGAGGTTCGCGACCACATCGTCGATCACCGTTCCGACGAAGATGATCCGATCCCTCAGGAGCCTCGAGAAAATGTCATAGGCCCGCTCTCCCCTGCTCGACTGCTCAACGACGATCGGTACTAGCGACATCCGCCCTTCCTTCCGTTGTCCTCTGACCTTCGAGAAGCCCGCCCGTTCTAGTTCGTCACGCGGGGTCTGCGCACCCGCGTCACCTGGGCCGCTGTCGTCAGGAAGTCGAGGATCTTGCGCTCCTGCATCGACTCCCGCATCCTGCGCAGCTCGTCCGCCTCCTCCATCTTCTTGCGAATCACCTCGACCTCGACCCCTTCTTCCTCGGCCATCGTGTCGAGCTGGGCGTCCACCTCCTCCTGCGTCAGATGGAGGCCCTCCTGTCGCGTGAGGCTCTCGAAGAGGAGATCGCGTCCGTGCATCCGCTCGATGATCGGGCGGTAGACATGGCGCAGCTCCTCCTCGTCCATCCGCCCCTTCTCCTCCTTCGCCTTCTCGGCGATCCGATGGAGGCTGTATTCGATCATCGGCTCCGGGACCCGGATCTCATTGGCCCGCAGGAGCCGGTCGACCATCTCGGACTCGAGCCTCTCCATGCTCTGCATCAGCTCCTCCGATTCGAGCCGAAAGCGGAGCTTCCCCCTCAGTCCATCCAGGTCGAGGCTCGGGTCGATCCCCTTCGCGAAATTGTCGTCCAGCTCGGGCAACTTCTTTTCCTGGATTTCCTGGGCGACGAGCCGGAACCTCCTCATCTTGCCGGCCAGATCCTTGTCCCGGAAGTCGTCCGGGTAGGTCACCTCGACCTGCCGGGCCTCGGCCCGGGAGATCCCGGACACGGCTTCCTTGAACTCGGGCAGGAGCGTCGGGCTGCCGACCTCCAGCCTCACCTCC
This is a stretch of genomic DNA from Candidatus Eisenbacteria bacterium. It encodes these proteins:
- the clpP gene encoding ATP-dependent Clp endopeptidase proteolytic subunit ClpP; translation: MSLVPIVVEQSSRGERAYDIFSRLLRDRIIFVGTVIDDVVANLVIAQLLFLEAEDPDRDIHLYIHSPGGIVAAGLAIYDTMQFIRPDVSTICMGQASSMGALLLAAGAKGKRSALPHSRIMIHQPMGSSRGQAVDMQIFTTEILKLREQLNQILAGHTEQPIEKIRRDTDRNFFMSAEEAREYGIVDQVIVKKK